The Venturia canescens isolate UGA chromosome 7, ASM1945775v1, whole genome shotgun sequence genome segment AGAAACAAATCTGGACTAATTATAAATTATAttcctcaaatttttttataggatTCCTTTGATATCTCATTTATGGAGGCATTTTTAAGAACCccaatttattcatttgtcTTCAATTGTATTTTGAAATGAACATCTAATATTTAAGATTTTCCCCCAAAaacctttttcaaaaaaatgtactcAAAGATTAATGAGTTGCTTGGTATATAAATTCAAGCTACTATGAAACTTCTTTCCATAATTGATTTAGTAGATAATTCGTATTATACCCAAATTATATTTCTTATAAGTAAATTTACTTGTTCAGCGctgatatttttgaaatttacagatACCTTCAATCGGGTAGTTATCCAATTATCAATGCAAATAATGCAACTTTCCCATCTCATATGAATTCAGAGAGAAATAATACAATAAGACTATCGACTATGACTACTTATGATGCAAAAACTACAGCTGTCGTACCTGTGAACAGTCCGGAGCCAGGGGACTGGTTCGTCGGTGCTTACATGTCTCATTGGGACGAAAAAGTTCAGCAACAAGTAAGCTATCGATTTCTTCGGTATGCAGGAgctcattaaaaatattaacagTTATTATTTATCAACGTTTCTTTATTCCTCAGGGCCTAGGTCACAAATGCCGCTACAGTATTGGCTCTGTAGCAATTTGGCTACAAACTAATGGTATGCAAACCATTCCGATGGGttacaaaaaaaagatgagaaCTATGGAACCGTCTAATTATTACAAGTGCGTTCTTggaatgattttcttttcctttaaTGCCTGTTTAGACTCTTATTATTATCGCATACTTTTAAGTGAAAAATGTAGTTCTTacatttctaaaaaaaaatttataatgtaTTTCAGAATTTATATACCCTCGGGAACGTGGCATTTTCGTGTCACAATCTCCGGTTGTAAGCCTGTTTTTCGTACGAGCAATGAGACGTCGGATCTTTGTATCCGTGGATTGGCACTTGAAGGACGAGTATTGCCAATTTTCAATCATACACATGGTACTTTGATAGGAAATTTAACGAGTAGTGGTACTTACAATTTCACGGAGTACTCTCCATACGAAGATAGCTATTATTATTTGCTCGTGGTGTCCGATACTGTGATAACTTTTGACGTCAAAGTCACTACTTACGGTAAATAGTCGATTTAACACTAATCAAGAAAGGGGTTCTGAGAAACACACCAAATTCACGaatggaacattttttttcagagtgTCCCGTTAAAATAACCGAAAACATGTTTCTACGACCTTTGACTATCGGGAATGTAAGCTCTCGTAGAAACAACTATCGTGTACAGAAAACTGTCTTCGAACCCtctgatgaagatgaaattatAAGCGATGATCCATGCGTTCGCCGATTCCAACTTGTCAGAGTGAAACAGCTGCAAACGTTCTCCGGTGTATATTTGTTCCAGGTACGCTCCACTAGAAGTGTATTCATATTGTATCTCCACATTGAAAACATTAttgattcttttatttttctaggGCAGAGAATGGTTGACACCTTGGATAATGCTGAGTGATTCGTCCCTCGTGATCGCACAGTTTGACGTTCTTCCACTGATCGATGTTGGTGGCACACTCGACATAACAATTCACCTGGAAACTGataaagtaagaaaaaatctcgatttcaacaaaatttcagAATGATCGTTCAACACCTACTTAGTTATCTAATTTTTAGTTAATGACTAAACAATTAGTTACAATAAAAGCCTGCGTCAAACAAGGTCGCAAACCCGACAGAATCAACGGCGATGTGCGATGTCCTGACAAAGCCATGCAACTTAATCTATCCTCTAACGACAGAAGAGGCTCAAATCTTTTGATTCCGTATCCTCAACCCGATACGTGGTACATTACGCTTCAAGCACGATGTTCCTTCAACgggtaattttttcaaacattttttaatacaacaaaaatacaataaaacgAAAACGTGCTTTAATAACTGACGATTATtcttatgattttcggtttgATTCTTATGAttacatttaattttttccaggTTCCCCGTGCATTGCGAAAGTACAGAAATTCTCGTTTCACTCGACGTTCATACGAGGCCATGCGTTTTTTCGGGTCTTCACTCGTGTGGACCTTACGGAGTTTGTCAAGAAATTCACAAGGGGCTTTTGCATTATACAACGTGCAATTGTTTCGGAGGTAATTTCCGAGTTTACAGAAGGAttcgaaattcgatgaatttatttgattaatttatttatgaaaaacatGTCAGGTTACAGAGGTTGGGGCTGTACAGACTCGACAGGCGTTAATCCTCGGGTCTCCATCTTTCTGTCGTCTTTCCTGTTGACCTTCAGCAACGGTTTCTTTCTCCCAGCGATTTATATCGCTGCTAAACGAAGGTTGTTCACCGAGGGTCTCGTTTATTCAGCTACAATGCTATTTTCCTCACTCTACCACGCTTGCGATCAACAATTTATGACTTATTGCATCGCTAAATACGaggtgaattttatttctgCACTTTGGGCTTTCGAACAAAGGAATCATGCACTCATTATAGGACCGCCAACGTTAGCTTTGCAAACTGATAAAAAACGAGCCCAATCTTCGAATAAAACTTTTCGCGTATGAGATAATGAGGTTTGAGTATACATTATTGTGTATGTTTGTGATGACTAAAAGGATCGAGGTATcataaaattttacttttttgccATGTAGAATGTacaattcatttctaaatattctacaatcattttttttatcagtatTTGATGTAAAGTCCATTTCTTTTCGCTAGGTCCTGCAGTACtgcgattttttctcgagcATTCTTGCATTTTGGGTGACTCTCGTTGCAATGGCAAAATTACCAATACAATTAGTATCGGTTTGTCACATGTTCGGAGTTCTCATAATCGCGTTCGGGGTCGAATCGGATAGAACCGGATTGTCAAGTATTTTGGTGCCTCTTGCTATCGGAATAATGATACCGGTCAGTATTATTTCTTTGCCCCACATTTTTCCGACTGTTGAGTTTTTACTCTCGATTGTTCTGTTTCACAGATTAGTGCTTTCTTTTTCCGTTACTACGAATCCCGTAAATTGAGGCGACCGAAAAACTTGTGGAAATTATTGACCGGCCTCAGTCTCGCGAGCTTGGGACTTGTGATTTTCGTCTCTGTTGAAACCGAGTCGAATTACgatgtaagttttttttagcTCTTTATTTGAGATCAAAACAACTGTGGAAATTGTTTGTTAGCTGGATTTGTTGATGTTTCATCTTCGTTAACGGTTGATTTTGTTTCAGTACGTTCACAGCGTATGGCACATGCTCATAGCATTGTCACTGGTCTTTTTGTTGCCCTCGGTACGGAAGAAACGAGTTACATCTTTGAACGACAATTCGCCGAGTGGTTCGGACAGCGAATTGATAGACTACAAAAATCCACCAGGAAGCCCAGTATTTACTATAGAATCGAGCGAAGATTATCTGACGATAAGTGCGAGTTGATGAAGAATTTGTTTCTTCGAAAAGACGATGAGACATCATCAGGGTAAAAGTTAATTCCACGAGCTCTTATTTCTCGAGTTACTAGTTCttgcgttttttttcccatagtATCGTGAACGATTCCGTGTgccaaaacataaaaaaaaaagtaaagcaATTGTAATCGACAGCGGAGAGTCGAAGCCGATGCAAGTTTAGTAAATACTCATATGCCAAAGtgttttcacgtttttcataTACGTGTCTCGTAGAGATtttacaatcgagtttttCAAGTGAGAgactttatgaaaaaaaagagcgaaagaacatctttcctgaaaaaaactACTCTTGACTCAATAGCATTTAggaaaacaataataatttttaagaGGACCGTTGAGCACTAATCAATTCTAATTCTAGGCGTCGGCTTTTGGGTGATTTTGCCTTTTGCTGCGTTCAATTATCATAGAGTATGCAGgttctatattttttccacCTTTTTACTGTATTCTCACACAGGTGCTTTTTTCAGTGAGAACATTTGGTCTCCTtccgaaatatttattttctgcGGTTAATCAAAATTGTGCTCTTACAAGTGATgagctttcaaaatttttcatcaaaaatggtggaaagaaaataaaaatgtgccAAAAAAGTGTTTTAACCAACCGAGGGAACAATCGTTCTTcggtatatagatatacagatatatatatatatatagatatatatatatatgtatattacaAATTATATCTATACATATCAGATATAATCGTATTATATGGACAATATATTGCTCTCTGAAAACTTTTTCTCCTCCGATTTAAATCAGTTGAGTCGCGAAACTTGGTATATTTACTGTTAGAGAGTTTTACTGTAATGTCCATATCTTTCATTAGATACGATGTACGTGACGAATTTTTAGTCCCAGAGTCTTCCACattaattttaatgttttactttgttttttataaatatttacagCAACTGCTCTCTATAAATTCTATAACACGTGTGTGAAATATTGTTCCGTTACAACGAGTACAATTTAATTGTGGCAGTGTTcttcaagaaataaaaaaaaaaaaaaaaaaatgatacaagTTTTTGGATTGACTCAAGGGTCATTTTTATCTTCCACCTTTTGGAAATTCTCATAGATTTTAGTCACAGTTTGCATACAGTCTGAAAAAAACCTCGGAAACATTTCAGAACCCCAAgtagttttttcaaaaccgACGTTTATCGTGGCCTCGAGTTCATTCCATAAATTTGAGGACAAGAGTTGCTCCGATGCGGACTCTTTGATGCTATTGTACAATTTGCACATTGTTTCGACTTTGTTGTAGCGAGATTTCAACGTTTCCCAACTTGgactattttttgaaaatatattttttgtctcGTAATTCAAAATAGTCCATctgtaaaatgaatttttattgagaattcgtttgtttttgtattttttatgcGAATTTCTAGAGCTTATAGACATTAGCACTGACTCGGTTAattcttttaaattttctaaaTAATGCATTTCCATATTGACTTCCAGGGTTCGGATCTTTCCGGTTTGCCGGAATTTGAAAATCGGCATGTTCAATACCGACTCCGGATTGATTTTATTGTCTGTGATGTGTTTTTGCCAGTCGATGAACAAATTTTCCTCCTTCTCAGTCATCGTGGCCAGAacgtttttatactttttagtTACAGCACTGAAACattcaatgaaaatgtttgaatGCTGTTAAACGACTCAAAAGTCTTCGATTCAACCAACTTTTGAGCTTCGCAATCATCGAACCAGTCCGAAGCGTCTACCAACATCTTGTACTGCCTTACAAGATACGATTTGTTGCTACGAAGGGTGTTCGCATTCCCGGCATACTTTGGCATCGAGGAATGGCGGAGGAGTTGAGAACTTCTTTTCGTTACGATCGAACAACTTTCTAATTCATCGCCAAATATTTTCCAGATCTGAGTAAGAAATACCGAAGCAAAACAGGAATAAGTAAAAAGTCTCAAAAAGCAAATGGAAGATGTCACACGTCGGGCCGTTAGTGTATCATCGATGAAACAATGGGAAAAACCTGTGTCCACTTGTCGTTGAGTGTTTCCCGCAAATTAGCTCGTCCAGTGAACATTCTTATTCCATACAAAGCCTCGATTCCCTCCTCGACATTGAGAATATCATCGAAAATCTCGTTGATCCAATTTTTCACCATATTCTcgacgttttttatttcatctttaTATCTCGAAATCCGATAAAACCAATCCGATGAAACTATGTCGAGAATTTCATTACGCGCAGTTTTAATATCGCTCAATGTTGTGCGAAAGGAATCCTCGATGTTGCGATAAAGTTTGTCCAGTTCGATAGCTTTGGGGCCAAAAATTCTTACAGATTCCTCGCAGCTGAATGAGCgaaaaattttgtcaattCGTTATAAACAATTATATCCGTTGAACAATAGTTTATGAAGATTTTTGAGTTTTCAATTGTCATCACTATGAAAAGTAAATAATGATTGTTACGTACTTTTCGAAAATCATTCTCGAATCAGCAATTCCAATGAGATCATTGCATCGTTGAACGAAAGTATCGACATGATTGAaaacattattattttgagTCAGAGAAATAACCGAAGAATCGGAGGCCTGATCCATATCGACGAGCCTATGATAGATgatctttattttttcgcaACATTCGATGCTCTcgacaattaatttttttccttcgttcggATCTCCATAAAAAATGACATCCAAATCAATGTAACGTTGGAGATGCTCCACGGCTTGGGTACCAAAAGCTCGACataatttttccatcttttctTCACCGCGATAAAACGGTGATTCTGTGCCAATAAACTTaatcaacaaaattattcTCGTCGCATATTCCTCCACTCCTTCGGGTATCTCAAAATGATCcttaaatttatcaaaaacacTCAAATACGTTATATTCGATGCAGCTTCTTCCAATTTTTGATGAACTTGTCTCAGTAAAGGATTGAATTGCTTGATGCTTGCTGATTTTTCGTCCTCCAATTTACGGACGATTGACATTATGTTTTTGTTCGTTAATTGATCATGAATGCAGCTCATATTTTCATCTGGAATTCGATCACTCGGATCAATCTCAACTAGAGAGAGTTTGATAttccttttcctctttctaatgatcaatttttatgaaaaaaactaatttttgcacattgaatatttttataaatttactCGAATGGCCTAGTAGTATACGAGTGATTGCAATACTTATATAATTTTTCAGAATGAGAACAAACACCTGTACTGCCAATAGAGAATCTCATCGTCGATTGTTTTGCAGGGTGAAGACTTTGTTCGACGATTAATTCCGTTCAAAGCTTCTCTGATTTGTCGGATCCAGTAACGAGCAACTCGCTCCAGCCTTTCGATGAGACCTTCAGCCGCGTCATCCTCGGTCTCCCTTTTTTTTGGCTGAGCATTCGTCGACGACGAGCCGTTGCTTGCCACCCGCgaatttcctttttcttcatccaaACCTTCTCTGGGTACGTAGAGTATCGTCAAACCCATTGGGTTGTACGTCGCGTCCGTTAGACACATCAAAAAttggtgcaaatttgaaaaaacttcgTTTCTCATGACTGATATTTTTATCGTAGGAAAATAAACCAAAttgatgacaatttttttcgatgaaaatgattttttttgacaatgaaaatggaaaaaatcagAATTCCAAGTGCTTTGAGGTGCATggtagaaaaaatataccgATTCGTTTTACAGTCTCATTCGAATCACACTTTTTGGTCACAAATGCAAAATGTGATGGATTCTAAaagtttttacgaattttgacAAACGGCAATTTTGTTTCTCATTGAAGGATACCAGTTGGCCAATCGTTGCTGTGAAACGCGACGGGAGCGTATATATTCTCGACGAATTTAAGCGTCGAGTTTTCAACGACGTCGGCAACGCTGCCGAAAATAACGGTCCTAGGAAAATTATCCGGAGTATAAACTTGCCAGGGTGATCGAAGAAAATACGTCAATCCTCCAACATTTTTTGCCGGAAACTCGAGGCACGATCCGAGTATGTTCGATTCGTTAAATATCGTAAGAACAGTTTTTGCGGGGTTACGAAAATACTCTTTTATCGTTTCGATCACTTCGATCGACCAATTAGAGTCCTCGAAGCTCGGAAGCGTTGTAAAAGCTTTGACGTACTCCACCTGGTCAATCGAATTTCAAACGAATGAaaaggtttgaaaatttgaatgaaaatttaaggAAAAATATTCCGGTTTCTCTCCTACcaatttatttaattcttcTTCTGTAAATACTGGCTTGTCTGGCTCGATTTCTAGTTCTTCTTCGGGTTCCGGAGTTTCTGcagtaaaattaaaaaattgtagttTCATTACGTGCGTGGGTTTGTTACTCCAAAATTTCGCTTCAATTTTTCGCACCCTGTCGTCCAAATTCTTCTTCGTCGGTGTCCATATCCAAATACTCTCGATTACTACTAACAACAGTtggtttttccatttttttcacttttttcgaaCCACCTGTATCCTCCCGTTTCTCGACCATTTTTGCGATAACAATCGCGAAAGAACTTCTTTCAGCAACAAAAACAACGTGTTACGTTCGTTAACTCAAAGCTTCGTTTCAATAGCGTTGCTAAGCGATTAGATGCACTTGTTACGTCGATTATTCGATCAGTTTCACGTCTGAGCAACCAATCATTACAAAATGATTATTCGTTCAAATGATAATCGATGGTACGAATAGCTttgattgaaatgaaaatttaataacAAATATTGTCATAATTTACTTATTTCAATGGCAAAATTTAAGCATCGGTTTcgacaataaatattttctccatTAATGAATCCTCGAAAGTgcaataatgaaattattgcaaaaaataacgaatatttTACGATATCAGGATCATTCGACACGAAATGACTCGTGGATTTATCGGCTCCGTCAGTTTGGCGGGGATGAACTACATCGAACATCGCTTTCAATGCCTGCTGAAGTTTCAGTCGTTTGTTGAAACGTGTGCTCGTACGTACTTCACGTGTATTCATAATTTTCCTCACTTTTTAGTTACTAAATACAACTGACATCCATTTTGTAGTAGAAAAAAGTGCTTTTGTTGTGCGTGTTCGAATGTTGGTATCCCATGCTCGAAGGATAAGATCTCTACTGCGTTTTCGCTGGGCCAGCATTGGAGATTCTTGGAGTTTTGTTTCCATTTTCCCCCTCTATTTCTTTCCATGATCATACCGATTGGATGAGAGCCGCTTGGACACGTGGGATGCTATCAAAACAGATCGCTTGTCTCACTGATGTCTGCAGAAAAATCAGTAAAGTATAAATCAAAGTTGTgaagcaataaaaatgtttaacgttgctggaaaaacgaaaagttgaaaatattttgtaggCTTtctataaaataacgaaattttgaacagtgaaataggaaaaaggagtTTATGCTTAAAGTGTGAttcgtttttccttatttcttcataatttttcattcaatttttggggaacaaaaaattttgaggtatgtttcttattttttcagaGTTCCGCAGGAATAACTAAGATGAGTTCTCACTTGTTCGTGGGTCCACTGATTCACACGAAATCGAACGGTGAATTGCTGGTCGTTCATCGAGCTGGGATTTTGGTCCAGAATGGAaaggtattttttttcttacacgtAGCAAACGCACGATTAGTCGCTGCGCtcggatcaagaaaaaaatatgggcGTTAAAATTTTTAGTGCCACGTTCACTCTTATCGTAACTCCGAGACATTTTTACATCGTGATAACTCAGGTCAAGGACAGTACTTGTATATTCCTAATGCTACCGTGTATCGAACACTATAAAATATGAGATTTTATGACGTATGGGATGTTCTGATACAGCGAATCCTTTTCAAAGTTATTTAAAACatgaaattatttaattatttattgatcTTGATGCTAACAAAGTACGTAACAACCTGAATAAGTAGCAAACAAAAATTCTAGGGAGTCTTGATGTTGTTTTGACCATTCTTAGAaacattaattaattgaataattaattatttttatgggcACAAACAACGTAAGTGGAAAACGCTgattactatttttattcgttgttgTGCTGCTCGAGAAAGGAAGTCAAGCTTCTCAGGCACTGTTCGTAAGCTTTTGCGTATCCCGCACTGTCGTTGTCCTGAAAAAGATTTCAGACAAATAAAATAccgtttcaatgaaaatacaaatattttgatgattttcgttcaaatacgtgaattttacaaaataaggATCGCGGATTATTATTTCTCCTTTCGAATCGTATTTCCCTAGTAGCTCTATTTTGGCTTTACTATCCGCTGGTTTCATGTGGTTAAGGTCCGATATATTGTCGTTGTCCATCCCAAGAATCCAgtcgaattttataaaatcctCTTCCGTTATCTGAAAGAGGTGCGAAATCTTCAGTTGCGCACAGCAAGGGTTAGCAATAGGGTAGGACGAATTTTTTAGCGTTCTATATTTTCTAGAGAAAAAACTCTTGAGgtcaattttttatgtttagcAGCTCAATCCTGGGGGtggattgatgaaaaaatgcctTAATAGGGTTTATTATTTATGCCCAAGCCTGGCAagtcagatattttttcaatcacccTTTCAGTTATCTCtatcgtattatttttttatttagcaAACTTACGAGCCTCGCTTTGTGAGAATAATCTGTGATCCCTTTTTCTCTGAGTGTCGACATTGCTCTGTGATCCGGAGATTTTCCTAAGTGATATCTAATCAGAGCCGCACTTTCCACTTCCCATTTGTCTTCAAGGCCATCTTTTTTAATCAGATGTTGAAAAACGGCTTCTCCGATCGGAGAACGACAAATATTTCCTACAataaaaatgcgattttttacatccGATGCTCAATATTTCGAATTGTGGGCCGATTTTTACATTTGGAAGGTGTCTGTTTCACTAGTTATTTTATCCTACTTTACTTCTCGATAAATAACTCAATGAGAATAACGATAATAATTTATAACAAAATATAGTACAAAATAACAAAGAATAacaaatatttacaaaaataataataaaaaagcgaTTAATGATAAAACTGCTgttatttaaataattaatgaaGCGTAAGGGTCCGTTTTCAATTGCGCTCAAAGCATCAATAGCGTACCTCACCAGGCGAGGATATAAATATCGAGTGCGTTTGGGTGCTATTCGCTCAATTCGGAGCACAGcccaaatgaaagaaaaacactgaAACATAACCCAACAATAAAATCTCACCTAAACAAATAATGagaacacgttttttttcagacaTGCCCTCCTGTTTCTTTATATGAAAGTCAATTGACTGATATTTCGTAAACAATTTTCCAACCGTGGAAATTGTTTTACTTTTCTTCCAAACGTCGAATCAAAtcatcaatttattaatattgaaaattcaattgttgATTGAGATTCGCGTTGTGGATAGCACCTAATAATGTTGTACGTCGAAAATTCGTAGATCTATCCGTTTAATGACACTCGAAATATCAAAGATTACGCAGTTACGCAAATTTTGGTGTCTTTTCAATCTATATGATGTGGCCacccacgaaaaaaagaattttctgcGCAAAATTTCTACGGACCGATCTCTACCAAAGATGGatctatataaaaaaaaactatcatAGAcagaattgttaaaaaatcacTATCTTAATCTGAACTACGAAGATTTATTCTCTACCATGGTCACATATACTCTAAACGAAGAATCACTAGGTTGATATATTCAGAGCCATATATACAGCCTTATTCAAAAGTATTAGACGCTCTGTGTCGTTCGTTCCGCACAGATACGAATATCTTTGTCGAAAACAGTAACAAAACTCAACAAACGCGATTTTGAAGTAGCCGAGCTCTGCAGCtcattttgcattttttataaattgtgCAATTACTTCAGCTCAACAGCTATCATAAAAACTAAAAGTAAACTGCTTGTTTTAGCTAGTTGTTTACGAAAAAAGCAGGTTTCGAAGAAACAAATCGGCGCAATTGGTCTTTTTAAGCCCCCCATAATTTGACATCTCCAGCAAATTGAAGTAAACAGTTCATTCATAATGTCAAATTGATGTGAATCTAATTACTGTTGATGAAatttagaatatttttgtatCGAAGATTGTGGAAAATTGATACTCTAGAAGCGATGataatgtttttgttttgtcaaATATTCCATAGATAATTAGCGTTACGGAAAATCCAAAGCCGAACGAAGTGACAGCGGATTTCGTGACACTATTGAGTGCCGGACAATTTTTGATTCCTGGCTTCATCGACTGTCACATACATGCGCCTCAATTGCCAAATATTGGAACGGGCTACGACAAGGGACTTCTTGACTGGTTAGAGATGTATACCTTCCCGTTGGAGAGAAAATACTCCGATGAGAAATTTGCCGAGCGAATATTCGATGCCGTCGTCGTAAGTTGTTTCTAAAAacctgaaaaagaaatcattgACATTTGAACCtgaaatctattttttaatttatacaaTTAATTCTCGATTCAATACACgagctttattttcaattgatccaaTAAAGTTAAT includes the following:
- the LOC122413254 gene encoding dynein-1-beta heavy chain, flagellar inner arm I1 complex isoform X2, translating into MVEKREDTGGSKKVKKMEKPTVVSSNREYLDMDTDEEEFGRQETPEPEEELEIEPDKPVFTEEELNKLVEYVKAFTTLPSFEDSNWSIEVIETIKEYFRNPAKTVLTIFNESNILGSCLEFPAKNVGGLTYFLRSPWQVYTPDNFPRTVIFGSVADVVENSTLKFVENIYAPVAFHSNDWPTVMRNEVFSNLHQFLMCLTDATYNPMGLTILYVPREGLDEEKGNSRVASNGSSSTNAQPKKRETEDDAAEGLIERLERVARYWIRQIREALNGINRRTKSSPCKTIDDEILYWQYRYENMSCIHDQLTNKNIMSIVRKLEDEKSASIKQFNPLLRQVHQKLEEAASNITYLSVFDKFKDHFEIPEGVEEYATRIILLIKFIGTESPFYRGEEKMEKLCRAFGTQAVEHLQRYIDLDVIFYGDPNEGKKLIVESIECCEKIKIIYHRLVDMDQASDSSVISLTQNNNVFNHVDTFVQRCNDLIGIADSRMIFENCEESVRIFGPKAIELDKLYRNIEDSFRTTLSDIKTARNEILDIVSSDWFYRISRYKDEIKNVENMVKNWINEIFDDILNVEEGIEALYGIRMFTGRANLRETLNDKWTQIWKIFGDELESCSIVTKRSSQLLRHSSMPKYAGNANTLRSNKSYLVRQYKMLVDASDWFDDCEAQNAVTKKYKNVLATMTEKEENLFIDWQKHITDNKINPESVLNMPIFKFRQTGKIRTLEVNMEMHYLENLKELTESVLMSISSRNSHKKYKNKRILNKNSFYRWTILNYETKNIFSKNSPSWETLKSRYNKVETMCKLYNSIKESASEQLLSSNLWNELEATINVGFEKTTWGSEMFPRFFSDCMQTVTKIYENFQKVEDKNDP
- the LOC122413254 gene encoding dynein-1-beta heavy chain, flagellar inner arm I1 complex isoform X1 encodes the protein MVEKREDTGGSKKVKKMEKPTVVSSNREYLDMDTDEEEFGRQETPEPEEELEIEPDKPVFTEEELNKLVEYVKAFTTLPSFEDSNWSIEVIETIKEYFRNPAKTVLTIFNESNILGSCLEFPAKNVGGLTYFLRSPWQVYTPDNFPRTVIFGSVADVVENSTLKFVENIYAPVAFHSNDWPTVMRNEVFSNLHQFLMCLTDATYNPMGLTILYVPREGLDEEKGNSRVASNGSSSTNAQPKKRETEDDAAEGLIERLERVARYWIRQIREALNGINRRTKSSPCKTIDDEILYWQYRKRKRNIKLSLVEIDPSDRIPDENMSCIHDQLTNKNIMSIVRKLEDEKSASIKQFNPLLRQVHQKLEEAASNITYLSVFDKFKDHFEIPEGVEEYATRIILLIKFIGTESPFYRGEEKMEKLCRAFGTQAVEHLQRYIDLDVIFYGDPNEGKKLIVESIECCEKIKIIYHRLVDMDQASDSSVISLTQNNNVFNHVDTFVQRCNDLIGIADSRMIFENCEESVRIFGPKAIELDKLYRNIEDSFRTTLSDIKTARNEILDIVSSDWFYRISRYKDEIKNVENMVKNWINEIFDDILNVEEGIEALYGIRMFTGRANLRETLNDKWTQIWKIFGDELESCSIVTKRSSQLLRHSSMPKYAGNANTLRSNKSYLVRQYKMLVDASDWFDDCEAQNAVTKKYKNVLATMTEKEENLFIDWQKHITDNKINPESVLNMPIFKFRQTGKIRTLEVNMEMHYLENLKELTESVLMSISSRNSHKKYKNKRILNKNSFYRWTILNYETKNIFSKNSPSWETLKSRYNKVETMCKLYNSIKESASEQLLSSNLWNELEATINVGFEKTTWGSEMFPRFFSDCMQTVTKIYENFQKVEDKNDP
- the LOC122413254 gene encoding dynein-1-beta heavy chain, flagellar inner arm I1 complex isoform X3, with product MVEKREDTGGSKKVKKMEKPTVVSSNREYLDMDTDEEEFGRQETPEPEEELEIEPDKPVFTEEELNKLVEYVKAFTTLPSFEDSNWSIEVIETIKEYFRNPAKTVLTIFNESNILGSCLEFPAKNVGGLTYFLRSPWQVYTPDNFPRTVIFGSVADVVENSTLKFVENIYAPVAFHSNDWPTVMRNEVFSNLHQFLMCLTDATYNPMGLTILYVPREGLDEEKGNSRVASNGSSSTNAQPKKRETEDDAAEGLIERLERVARYWIRQIREALNGINRRTKSSPCKTIDDEILYWQYRKRKRNIKLSLVEIDPSDRIPDENMSCIHDQLTNKNIMSIVRKLEDEKSASIKQFNPLLRQVHQKLEEAASNITYLSVFDKFKDHFEIPEGVEEYATRIILLIKFIGTESPFYRGEEKMEKLCRAFGTQAVEHLQRYIDLDVIFYGDPNEGKKLIVESIECCEKIKIIYHRLVDMDQASDSSVISLTQNNNVFNHVDTFVQRCNDLIGIADSRMIFENCEESVRIFGPKAIELDKLYRNIEDSFRTTLSDIKTARNEILDIVSSDWFYRISRYKDEIKNVENMVKNWINEIFDDILNVEEGIEALYGIRMFTGRANLRETLNDKWTQIWKIFGDELESCSIVTKRSSQLLRHSSMPKYAGNANTLRSNKSYLVRQYKMLVDASDWFDDCEAQNAVTKKYKNVLATMTEKEENLFIDWQKHITDNKINPESVLNMPIFKFRQTGKIRTLEVNMEMHYLENLKELTEWTILNYETKNIFSKNSPSWETLKSRYNKVETMCKLYNSIKESASEQLLSSNLWNELEATINVGFEKTTWGSEMFPRFFSDCMQTVTKIYENFQKVEDKNDP
- the LOC122413268 gene encoding low molecular weight phosphotyrosine protein phosphatase-like isoform X2 yields the protein MSEKKRVLIICLGNICRSPIGEAVFQHLIKKDGLEDKWEVESAALIRYHLGKSPDHRAMSTLREKGITDYSHKARLITEEDFIKFDWILGMDNDNISDLNHMKPADSKAKIELLGKYDSKGEIIIRDPYFDNDSAGYAKAYEQCLRSLTSFLEQHNNE
- the LOC122413268 gene encoding low molecular weight phosphotyrosine protein phosphatase-like isoform X1; this translates as MSEKKRVLIICLGNICRSPIGEAVFQHLIKKDGLEDKWEVESAALIRYHLGKSPDHRAMSTLREKGITDYSHKARLITEEDFIKFDWILGMDNDNISDLNHMKPADSKAKIELLGKYDSKGEIIIRDPYFVKFTYLNENHQNICIFIETVFYLSEIFFRTTTVRDTQKLTNSA